A genome region from Dolichospermum compactum NIES-806 includes the following:
- a CDS encoding DUF2996 domain-containing protein: MAEETNQNQAGDVGSNPATTAPEKPAAEAKAAKKEKPPALEDKPFEEFMQQHYLPALQEAITREGVPDVKLTFAKQKYSIIGFNSAEECWQVIGYWQGGQRQFNVYFPEANIQGKKGFSCNEGKKPSTLESFLIDERKITLDLLVSRLVYRLNGQKWLGRN, encoded by the coding sequence ATGGCAGAAGAAACTAATCAAAATCAAGCGGGTGATGTGGGTTCTAATCCTGCTACAACCGCCCCAGAAAAGCCCGCCGCAGAGGCAAAAGCCGCCAAAAAGGAAAAGCCCCCGGCGTTGGAAGATAAGCCTTTTGAAGAGTTTATGCAGCAACATTACCTACCAGCGTTACAAGAGGCAATTACTAGAGAAGGTGTACCAGATGTGAAGCTGACTTTTGCCAAGCAGAAGTATTCTATTATTGGTTTTAATTCAGCAGAAGAATGTTGGCAAGTTATCGGTTATTGGCAAGGGGGACAGCGCCAGTTTAACGTATATTTCCCTGAAGCCAATATTCAAGGTAAAAAGGGATTTTCCTGTAATGAAGGTAAAAAACCAAGTACCTTGGAATCATTTTTAATTGATGAGCGTAAAATTACCCTAGATTTATTGGTATCTCGGTTAGTGTATCGCTTGAATGGACAAAAATGGCTAGGTAGAAATTAG
- the thrC gene encoding threonine synthase, translating into MTQAITNLNQANTSILKALKCKECGAEYELKATHVCEECFGPLEVKYDYNVLKSLVSRETIEAGPNSIWRYRHFLPVATDNYIDVGTGMTPLVRSHRLARRLGLNKLYIKNDAVNMPTLSFKDRVVSVALSRARELGFTTVSCASTGNLANSTAAIAAHAGLDCCVFIPSDLEAGKVIGSLIYSPTLMAVKGNYDQVNRLCSEVANTHGWGFVNINLRPYYSEGSKTLGFEVAEQLGWELPDHIVAPLASGSLFTKIYKGFQEFVEVGLVDAKDVRFSGAQAEGCSPIATAFKEGRDFIQPVKPNTIAKSIAIGNPADGVYAVEIANKTNGNIESVNDAEIIEGIKLLAETEGIFTETAGGTTVAVLKKLVEAGKIDPDETTVVYITGNGLKTQEAIQGYIGEPLTIDAKLDSFERALERSRTLDRLEWQQVLV; encoded by the coding sequence ATGACTCAGGCGATTACAAACCTCAACCAAGCGAACACTTCTATCCTCAAAGCTTTGAAGTGTAAAGAATGTGGAGCGGAATACGAACTCAAAGCTACTCATGTATGTGAAGAGTGTTTTGGACCATTGGAAGTCAAATATGATTACAATGTACTGAAAAGCTTAGTTAGTAGAGAAACTATAGAAGCTGGTCCCAATTCCATTTGGCGTTACCGTCACTTTTTGCCAGTTGCTACAGATAATTATATAGATGTCGGTACAGGGATGACTCCCTTGGTGCGTTCCCACCGTCTTGCCCGTCGCCTGGGTCTAAATAAACTTTATATTAAAAATGATGCCGTCAATATGCCGACCCTGAGCTTTAAGGATCGGGTGGTGTCGGTTGCTCTCAGTAGAGCGAGAGAATTAGGTTTTACTACCGTATCTTGTGCTAGTACAGGTAATTTAGCAAATTCTACCGCAGCGATCGCCGCTCATGCCGGTTTAGATTGCTGTGTATTCATTCCTTCTGACTTAGAAGCTGGTAAAGTCATCGGTAGCTTGATTTATAGTCCTACCCTGATGGCTGTTAAAGGCAACTATGATCAAGTGAATCGTCTTTGCTCAGAAGTTGCGAATACACATGGTTGGGGTTTTGTCAATATTAACTTGCGTCCTTACTATTCCGAAGGTTCTAAAACATTAGGCTTTGAAGTTGCAGAACAACTAGGTTGGGAATTACCAGATCATATAGTTGCACCTTTAGCTTCTGGTTCTCTGTTCACCAAAATCTATAAAGGTTTCCAAGAGTTTGTAGAAGTTGGTTTAGTAGATGCCAAAGATGTCCGTTTCAGTGGCGCTCAAGCAGAAGGTTGTTCCCCCATTGCCACAGCATTTAAAGAAGGTAGAGACTTCATTCAACCAGTTAAACCTAACACAATTGCCAAATCAATTGCGATCGGCAACCCTGCAGACGGCGTATATGCTGTAGAAATAGCCAATAAAACCAACGGTAATATTGAATCAGTTAATGATGCCGAAATTATCGAAGGTATTAAACTCTTAGCAGAAACTGAAGGCATCTTTACCGAAACCGCAGGTGGTACAACCGTTGCTGTTCTCAAAAAATTAGTTGAAGCTGGCAAAATTGATCCAGATGAAACTACAGTGGTTTATATCACTGGTAATGGTTTGAAAACCCAGGAAGCAATTCAAGGCTATATTGGCGAACCTTTGACAATTGATGCCAAACTAGACAGTTTTGAACGGGCTTTAGAAAGATCCCGCACACTTGACCGCTTAGAATGGCAACAAGTTCTGGTTTAA
- a CDS encoding MoaD/ThiS family protein: MAVKVLIPTALQKFTNEQAALECNASSISELLDSLEVSCPGIKARLYDDEGKLRRFVNFYVNSEDIRFLDGAKTVLKDGDEVSIVPAVAGG; encoded by the coding sequence ATGGCTGTAAAAGTTTTAATTCCCACCGCCTTGCAAAAGTTTACAAACGAACAAGCTGCTTTAGAATGTAATGCTAGTAGTATTTCTGAATTATTAGATTCCTTAGAAGTAAGCTGTCCTGGTATCAAAGCGCGTTTGTATGATGATGAAGGCAAACTCAGACGGTTTGTGAATTTCTATGTCAATAGCGAAGATATCCGCTTTTTGGACGGAGCAAAAACAGTCCTCAAGGATGGAGATGAAGTGAGCATTGTCCCCGCTGTTGCAGGTGGTTGA
- the cysH gene encoding phosphoadenosine phosphosulfate reductase produces the protein MTTSIAFDLASLNQQFETATPTEILAWSVQNIPTGLVQTSAFNVDDIILTHIFYSELQHPVPVIFLDTLYHFPQTLELVAKAKEIYNLDLKTYKTPDVDSREAFAAKFGEALWDTDITKFHDITKIEPLQRGLDELNTVGWITGRRRDQAVTRATMPVFELDGKGRLKINPLATWTRKQSWAYVAEHKVIYNPLHDQGYPSIGDEPITTKVGEGEDERAGRWRGSEKTECGIHI, from the coding sequence ATGACAACTTCTATCGCCTTTGACTTAGCATCACTAAATCAGCAATTTGAAACTGCAACCCCTACAGAAATCCTAGCCTGGTCTGTACAGAACATCCCCACAGGATTAGTCCAAACTAGTGCCTTCAACGTTGATGACATCATCTTGACACACATTTTTTATAGCGAACTTCAGCATCCCGTTCCCGTTATTTTCCTAGATACCCTTTATCATTTCCCCCAAACTCTAGAATTGGTAGCTAAAGCCAAAGAAATCTACAACCTAGATTTAAAAACCTATAAAACCCCAGACGTAGATAGCCGTGAAGCCTTTGCTGCTAAATTTGGGGAAGCCCTTTGGGATACAGATATTACTAAATTCCACGACATTACCAAAATTGAACCACTTCAACGCGGTCTAGACGAGCTTAATACTGTAGGCTGGATAACTGGTCGGCGTCGGGATCAAGCCGTTACTCGTGCTACCATGCCCGTATTTGAACTAGATGGTAAGGGAAGATTAAAAATTAACCCTCTAGCTACCTGGACTCGTAAGCAAAGCTGGGCGTATGTAGCTGAACATAAAGTAATTTACAACCCCCTTCATGATCAAGGTTATCCCAGTATTGGTGACGAACCTATTACCACTAAAGTCGGCGAAGGTGAAGACGAACGAGCTGGACGTTGGCGCGGAAGCGAAAAAACTGAGTGTGGAATTCACATTTAA
- a CDS encoding DEAD/DEAH box helicase → MATLHGTWVINRQNTYFFIWGETWRASQVQTEASSEILSYPLAMTSGELNEWLEASNLLIPNFIQTSPNTKQRIKSKPPTEIKLPIHSQIISLPTYFLEGNNSELTTISTVHSVSVDIDSPFSQYLQPWKIDGFCLTPALAIKFLTSLPLSANDSKAALLGADINFWVHIYRWHLDLISRCKFLPTVEKQDSNLIAKWQTILDSAIDVTRLEKFSSQMPLACRTYQQITENLAINLPLLPQELILSFLNHMTDNQLRLMIGSQSPLEPRMMMSLPATLQQWLQGLINANNTIDAAGGDRLQTTLKAWTLPLQYQLTGKALFRTCFQLLPPENEEPNWTLKYFLQAADNPDFLIDAAIIWHQPVEKLVYQNRTIEQPQETFLRGLGLASRLYPIITSSLETASPEFCHLTPMQAYEFIKAVIWRFEDSGLGVILPPSLANREGWANRLGLKISAETPQEKSGRLGLQSLLNFQWHLAIGGQTITKVQFDKLVKLNSPLVEINGEWVELRPQDIKNAQTFFSSRKEQMSLSLEDALRISKGDTQVIEKLPVVSFEASGALEELIGALTNNQEIQPLTTPQSFRGELRPYQERGAGWLAFLERWGLGACLADDMGLGKTIQFIAFLLHLKEENVLEKPTLLVCPTSVMGNWQKEVKKFAPTIKVLEYHGDKRPKGKAFTEAVNKHDIVITSYSLIHRDIKLLKAVKWQIIVLDEAQNVKNSDAKQSQAVRQLETTFRIALTGTPVENRLQELWSILDFLNPGYLGNKQFFQRRFAMPIEKYGDTASLNQLRSLVQPFILRRLKSDKDIIQDLPNKQEMTVFCGLTSEQATLYQKLVDESLVEIESAEGLQRRGMILGLLVKLKQICNHPSQYLKLANLEKHHSAKLQRLEEMLDEVIAEGDRALIFTQFAEWGKLLKSYLEKKLEREIFFLYGSTSKKQREEMIDRFQYDPQGPPIMILSLKAGGVGLNLTRANHVFHFDRWWNPAVENQATDRVFRIGQTRNVQVHKFVCTGTLEEKINDMIESKKQLAEQVVGAGEDWLTEMDTDQLRNLLILDRNAVIEEDEF, encoded by the coding sequence ATGGCAACTTTACACGGAACTTGGGTAATAAATCGTCAAAATACTTATTTCTTTATTTGGGGAGAAACTTGGCGTGCTTCGCAGGTACAGACTGAAGCATCTTCTGAAATTCTTTCATATCCATTGGCTATGACATCAGGGGAATTAAATGAATGGTTAGAAGCATCTAATTTATTAATTCCTAATTTCATTCAGACTTCTCCTAATACTAAACAAAGAATTAAAAGTAAACCACCGACAGAAATAAAATTACCTATTCACTCACAAATAATTTCTTTACCAACTTATTTTTTAGAAGGCAATAACTCTGAATTAACAACAATTTCAACAGTTCACTCTGTTAGTGTGGATATAGATTCCCCCTTTTCACAATATTTACAACCTTGGAAAATTGATGGTTTTTGTTTAACTCCAGCATTAGCAATTAAATTTCTCACATCTTTGCCTTTGAGTGCAAATGATAGTAAAGCGGCTTTATTAGGAGCAGATATTAATTTTTGGGTACATATTTACAGATGGCATTTAGATCTAATTTCTCGTTGTAAATTTTTACCAACTGTTGAGAAACAGGATAGTAATTTAATTGCCAAATGGCAGACTATTTTAGATAGTGCCATAGATGTCACAAGGTTAGAGAAATTCTCTTCACAAATGCCTTTAGCTTGTCGAACATATCAACAGATTACCGAAAATCTAGCAATTAATTTACCATTATTACCTCAAGAATTAATATTATCATTCCTCAATCACATGACAGATAATCAATTGCGGTTAATGATTGGTTCTCAATCTCCCCTTGAACCGAGAATGATGATGTCTTTACCTGCTACATTACAGCAATGGTTACAAGGATTAATTAATGCAAATAATACAATTGATGCAGCCGGAGGAGACCGGTTACAAACTACTTTAAAAGCTTGGACTTTACCCTTGCAATATCAACTTACAGGGAAAGCTTTATTTAGAACTTGCTTTCAATTGCTTCCTCCAGAAAATGAAGAACCAAATTGGACTTTAAAATATTTTCTCCAAGCAGCAGATAACCCGGATTTTTTAATAGACGCAGCGATAATTTGGCATCAACCAGTAGAAAAATTAGTTTATCAAAATCGCACAATCGAACAACCTCAAGAAACATTTTTGAGAGGTTTGGGTTTAGCTTCTCGATTGTATCCGATAATTACCTCCAGTTTAGAAACTGCATCTCCCGAATTTTGTCACCTCACCCCCATGCAAGCTTATGAATTTATCAAAGCTGTAATTTGGAGATTTGAAGATAGCGGTTTAGGTGTAATTTTACCTCCTAGTTTAGCAAATCGGGAAGGGTGGGCAAATCGTTTAGGGTTAAAAATTAGTGCCGAAACTCCTCAAGAAAAATCGGGACGTTTGGGGTTACAAAGTTTATTGAATTTTCAATGGCATTTGGCAATTGGTGGACAAACAATTACTAAAGTTCAGTTTGATAAACTGGTAAAATTAAATAGTCCCTTAGTCGAAATCAATGGTGAATGGGTAGAACTCCGTCCCCAAGATATTAAAAATGCCCAAACCTTTTTTAGTTCTCGAAAAGAACAAATGTCTCTTTCTTTAGAAGATGCTTTACGCATTAGTAAAGGAGACACCCAAGTAATTGAAAAATTACCTGTTGTAAGTTTTGAAGCTTCTGGTGCATTGGAAGAATTAATTGGGGCATTAACTAATAATCAGGAAATTCAACCTTTAACTACACCTCAAAGTTTTCGGGGAGAATTACGTCCGTATCAAGAAAGAGGTGCAGGTTGGTTAGCATTTTTAGAACGTTGGGGTTTAGGTGCTTGTCTTGCAGACGATATGGGATTAGGAAAAACCATCCAATTCATCGCTTTTTTACTTCACCTCAAAGAAGAAAATGTCCTAGAAAAACCAACTTTATTAGTTTGTCCTACTTCGGTTATGGGTAATTGGCAAAAAGAAGTCAAAAAATTTGCCCCGACAATCAAAGTTTTAGAATATCACGGTGATAAACGTCCTAAAGGTAAAGCATTTACAGAAGCAGTTAATAAACACGATATAGTAATTACTAGCTATTCACTAATTCACCGCGATATTAAATTATTAAAAGCAGTTAAATGGCAGATAATTGTTTTAGACGAAGCCCAAAATGTCAAGAATTCAGATGCGAAACAATCACAAGCAGTTCGACAATTAGAAACTACATTTCGCATTGCTTTAACAGGAACACCTGTAGAAAATAGATTGCAAGAATTATGGTCTATTTTAGATTTCCTGAATCCCGGTTATTTAGGAAATAAACAATTTTTCCAAAGACGGTTTGCTATGCCCATTGAAAAGTATGGTGATACTGCTTCTTTAAATCAATTACGTTCTTTAGTGCAACCTTTTATTTTGCGTCGGTTAAAAAGTGATAAAGACATTATTCAAGACTTGCCAAACAAGCAAGAAATGACAGTTTTTTGTGGATTAACTTCTGAACAAGCTACACTATATCAAAAATTAGTAGATGAATCTTTAGTAGAAATTGAATCTGCGGAAGGTTTACAACGTCGCGGCATGATTTTAGGGTTATTAGTGAAGCTAAAACAAATTTGTAATCATCCTTCCCAATATTTGAAATTAGCAAATTTAGAGAAACATCATTCTGCTAAATTACAACGACTAGAGGAAATGTTAGATGAGGTGATAGCAGAAGGAGACAGGGCTTTAATTTTCACACAATTTGCTGAATGGGGTAAGTTATTAAAATCCTATTTAGAAAAGAAATTAGAACGAGAAATATTCTTTTTATATGGTAGTACCAGTAAAAAACAAAGAGAGGAAATGATTGATAGATTCCAATATGACCCCCAAGGACCACCAATTATGATTTTATCGTTAAAAGCCGGTGGTGTGGGATTGAATTTAACTAGGGCAAATCATGTTTTTCACTTTGATAGATGGTGGAATCCCGCAGTTGAAAATCAAGCCACAGATAGAGTATTTAGAATTGGTCAAACCCGCAATGTTCAAGTCCATAAATTCGTCTGCACTGGAACATTAGAAGAGAAAATAAATGATATGATTGAAAGCAAAAAACAACTAGCAGAACAAGTTGTGGGTGCAGGAGAAGATTGGTTAACAGAAATGGATACAGACCAACTTCGTAACTTATTAATATTAGATCGGAATGCCGTGATTGAAGAAGATGAATTTTAA
- the sbcD gene encoding exonuclease subunit SbcD, with protein MKILHLSDIHIGSGFCHGRVNPATGLNTRLEDFVKTLSLCIDRAIADHVDLVLFGGDAFPNATPAPYVQEAFANQFRRLVDADIPTVLLVGNHDQHSQGLGGASLNIYRTLGVPGFVVGDTLTTHRISTQKGDVQIITLPWLTRSTLMTRQETQRSSLAEVNQLLTDRLEVVIEGEIRRLDPNLPTVLLAHLMADNATLGAERLLAVGKGFTLPLSLLTRPCFDYVALGHVHKHQNLNKSNDPPVIYPGSIERVDFSEEKEDKGYVMIDLEKGKVNWEFCPLPVRTFRTIEIDLSKQDDPQKVLLKGITKYDIQDNVVRLIYKLRSEQLDLIDNSSLHQALSIAHTYTIQAELVSQLAKPRIPELTASSSIDPMSALKTYLNNREDLKEIMPSMLEAAQNLLTDDEGICLVSQGGK; from the coding sequence ATGAAAATTCTCCATCTTTCAGATATCCATATTGGTAGCGGTTTTTGCCACGGGCGCGTTAATCCAGCCACAGGTTTAAACACACGACTGGAGGATTTTGTGAAAACATTATCTTTGTGTATTGACCGAGCGATCGCTGATCATGTAGATTTAGTTCTATTTGGTGGTGATGCCTTCCCTAATGCCACACCTGCACCCTATGTTCAAGAAGCCTTTGCTAATCAATTTCGCCGTTTAGTTGATGCAGATATCCCCACAGTCTTATTAGTAGGAAATCATGACCAACATTCCCAAGGTTTGGGAGGTGCAAGTTTAAATATTTATCGGACTTTGGGAGTACCAGGGTTTGTAGTTGGTGATACTTTAACTACTCATCGCATTTCTACACAAAAAGGAGATGTGCAAATAATTACTCTCCCCTGGTTAACTCGTTCCACTTTAATGACTCGTCAAGAAACTCAGCGTTCTTCTCTAGCAGAAGTTAATCAACTCCTCACAGACCGTTTAGAGGTGGTTATCGAAGGAGAAATCCGCCGTCTTGACCCGAATTTACCCACTGTGCTTTTAGCCCATTTAATGGCTGATAATGCCACTTTAGGTGCAGAACGTTTATTAGCAGTCGGGAAAGGTTTTACTTTACCCTTATCTTTATTAACTCGACCATGTTTTGATTATGTGGCTTTAGGTCATGTTCACAAACATCAGAATTTAAATAAATCTAATGACCCACCAGTAATTTATCCTGGCAGTATTGAACGGGTAGATTTTAGTGAAGAAAAGGAAGACAAAGGTTATGTAATGATAGATTTGGAAAAAGGGAAAGTAAATTGGGAATTTTGTCCTTTACCCGTGCGAACGTTTCGGACTATTGAGATAGATTTATCTAAACAAGATGATCCACAAAAAGTATTATTAAAAGGAATTACTAAATATGATATTCAAGATAATGTAGTCCGACTCATTTATAAATTGCGGTCAGAACAATTAGATTTAATTGATAACTCTTCTCTACATCAAGCTTTAAGCATAGCACACACTTACACCATTCAAGCCGAATTAGTGAGTCAGCTAGCAAAACCTCGTATTCCTGAATTAACTGCGAGTAGCAGTATTGACCCAATGTCAGCTTTAAAAACTTACTTAAATAATCGGGAAGATTTGAAAGAAATAATGCCATCTATGTTAGAAGCAGCACAGAATTTATTAACAGATGATGAGGGAATTTGCTTAGTATCCCAAGGAGGGAAGTAG
- a CDS encoding DUF4346 domain-containing protein, whose protein sequence is MDLLLEDLTAIDNKLSHRHIDLDPNGYFIIYIDQKERLIYAKHFTNVINERGLAVNPETGEVIPVRGKVERSHTTVFSGRTAKELCIKIFEETPNCPVALLDHAAYLGREFVRAEMALVSGKEYIQD, encoded by the coding sequence ATGGATTTACTACTCGAAGATTTGACAGCAATTGATAATAAACTTTCTCACCGTCATATTGATCTTGACCCCAACGGCTATTTTATTATCTACATAGACCAAAAGGAAAGATTAATTTATGCCAAACATTTTACTAATGTGATTAACGAACGTGGTTTAGCCGTAAATCCCGAAACAGGTGAGGTGATTCCTGTTCGCGGTAAAGTGGAAAGAAGCCACACAACTGTATTTAGTGGACGTACAGCCAAAGAACTCTGTATCAAGATTTTTGAAGAAACTCCAAATTGTCCTGTGGCTTTATTAGATCATGCAGCTTATTTAGGTAGAGAATTTGTTCGCGCTGAAATGGCTTTAGTGTCAGGCAAAGAGTACATTCAAGATTAA
- the psb32 gene encoding photosystem II repair protein Psb32 → MQQLLKQLFSNQKYVIRLILPVLVVMMATSLFILPAAATGVYEIPNLTADTWILDQGDVISRLNEGQISKAFQDLAQKTGNEARIVTIHRLDYGETSESFAKGLFSKWFPTAAEQANQVLLLVDTVTNGTTLLSGDNVKSLLTDSIAKSVAEETLGTVLREGNKYNQGFLDVSDRLVAVLSGKPDPGPPEIKETVQVEGTFTKAEETDQGNATAWVVGLLIAATVIPMATYYIYLVFQKPPSQESKE, encoded by the coding sequence ATGCAACAGTTACTCAAGCAATTATTTAGTAACCAAAAATACGTTATTCGTCTCATTCTCCCTGTATTGGTGGTGATGATGGCGACTTCACTGTTTATTTTACCTGCTGCGGCTACTGGTGTATACGAAATACCCAATTTGACGGCAGATACTTGGATTTTAGATCAAGGTGATGTGATCAGCCGATTGAATGAAGGTCAGATTAGCAAGGCTTTCCAGGATTTGGCTCAAAAAACTGGCAATGAAGCCAGAATTGTCACTATTCACCGCCTCGACTATGGAGAAACATCAGAAAGTTTTGCCAAGGGATTATTTAGTAAATGGTTTCCAACAGCGGCAGAGCAAGCCAATCAAGTATTATTACTTGTTGATACTGTTACTAATGGAACGACTTTGCTGAGTGGGGATAATGTCAAGTCATTATTAACTGATTCTATTGCTAAGAGTGTGGCTGAAGAAACATTAGGTACGGTACTGCGTGAGGGCAATAAATATAACCAAGGATTTTTGGATGTGAGCGATCGCCTGGTTGCTGTTTTATCCGGTAAACCAGACCCCGGTCCACCAGAAATCAAGGAAACAGTCCAGGTAGAAGGAACTTTCACCAAAGCTGAAGAAACAGATCAAGGTAATGCTACTGCTTGGGTTGTCGGGCTATTAATTGCCGCTACTGTCATCCCCATGGCTACATACTACATTTATCTGGTGTTTCAAAAACCACCCTCTCAGGAATCTAAAGAATAG